In Ogataea parapolymorpha DL-1 chromosome I, whole genome shotgun sequence, the following are encoded in one genomic region:
- a CDS encoding Cytoplasmic nucleoporin required for polyadenylated RNA export but not for protein import, translating into MRFTPHRNPHFQYESDEPVSGYDSLTDTEDEIEDLGEVLDTLDLKSRFDYVRKVCHYGDASPAPEVVDRTRESSVEGDEAEVATKDDFDPLRYFADMLSDRLEQSKERVLHVIEAEEKRKRLEEERRKEEERKRAEEERRRKEEERRRIEEEERRKKEEAEEKRQLELEQTRKRKEEEERRKLEDERRRKEAEEAAKKAEYGKTNYAAVEQQYFKYKQDIADIKRDVVEKMKEPANKELKKLVGVQKRKINPKFGQLTNSEPQWQRIMSQIHGLVTEAKGNDLAYRWLLNFMAKAIISQAETEVTVKPDSAVPLAKLALNLLIVFPEFEYYLMARFVKKCPLVIGYTCTIDTEQGRLRMGWKRKADGKWEEDIQYDERLSGIATVYAVMCRLQIDATFLGCDAAQTKHPLPISRAWTMMSRLVNLPLELATSVHFAVAGMWWDSCAAQICAAYGRQGAKLLRVTCADWTQAVAERKYSGAARLRLLGEDWQRGGELKQFKGMTSEDVPDS; encoded by the coding sequence ATGCGATTCACGCCCCATAGAAACCCACATTTCCAGTACGAATCTGACGAGCCTGTGTCGGGGTACGACTCTTTGACGGACACGGAGGACGAGATTGAAGATTTGGGCGAGGTACTGGACACACTGGACCTGAAAAGCCGATTTGACTACGTGCGGAAGGTGTGCCATTACGGGGACGCGAGCCCGGCTCCGGAGGTGGTGGACCGCACGAGGGAGTCCTCTGTTGAGGGGGATGAGGCCGAGGTGGCAACGAAGGACGATTTCGACCCATTGCGATATTTCGCGGACATGTTGTCTGATCGGCTGGAGCAGAGTAAAGAGCGAGTTTTGCATGTTATAGAAGCCGAAGAAAAGCGCAAGAggctggaggaggagagacgcaaggaggaggagcgcAAAAGGGCGGAAGAAGAGCGCAGGAGAAAGGAAGAAGAGCGCAGACGAATagaagaggaagaacgcagaaagaaagaagaagccgaGGAAAAACGGCAGCTTGAATTGGAGCAGACGAGAAAGcgcaaggaggaggaagagcggAGGAAATTAGAGGACGAGCGACGCCGAAAGGAGGCCGAAGAGGCCGCCAAGAAGGCCGAGTACGGCAAAACCAACTATGCGGCTGTTGAACAGCAGTATTTCAAGTACAAGCAGGATATCGCAGACATCAAACGAGACGTTgtggagaaaatgaagGAACCGGCCAAtaaggagctcaagaagcttgtaGGCGTGCAGAAACGGAAGATCAACCCGAAGTTCGGCCAGCTGACAAACAGCGAGCCGCAATGGCAGCGGATAATGTCGCAGATCCACGGCCTGGTCACTGAAGCCAAGGGCAATGATCTGGCATACAGATGGCTGCTGAATTTCATGGCCAAGGCAATTATTTCGCAGGCAGAGACAGAGGTGACGGTGAAGCCAGACAGCGCTGTTCCGCTGGCGAAACTCGCTCTGAACCTGCTAATTGTGTTCCCAGAGTTTGAGTACTACCTGATGGCGCGGTTTGTCAAGAAATGTCCGCTTGTGATTGGCTACACGTGCACGATCGACACAGAGCAGGGCCGGTTGCGTATGGGCTGGAAACGAAAGGCAGACGGTAAATGGGAGGAAGATATTCAGTACGACGAACGGCTTTCTGGCATAGCGACAGTGTACGCTGTGATGTGTCGGCTgcagatcgacgcgacgttCCTGGGCTGCGACGCGGCCCAGACTAAACACCCGCTTCCGATTTCACGAGCATGGACGATGATGAGCCGGCTCGTGAACTTGccgctggagctggccacCAGTGTGCACTTCGCGGTGGCCGGGATGTGGTGGGACTCGTGCGCAGCGCAGATTTGCGCCGCGTACGGCAGACAGGGCGCAAAACTGCTGCGGGTCACGTGCGCCGACTGGACGCAGGCTGTAGCCGAGCGCAAATACAGCGGGGCGGCTCGTTTGCGGCTACTTGGCGAAGACTGGCAGCGGGGCGGCGAGCTGAAGCAGTTCAAAGGCATGACGAGCGAGGATGTGCCTGATAGCTAG
- a CDS encoding 54S ribosomal protein L7, mitochondrial, translating into MVFVQLRQFSSSSVAAGRPGYSLVKPVHHRVRIRKQLLSPRFPELKLPPTDVRSPKYRPLLVRQDRVKEHYHNTLKSDLLLINYQHDQKDVEGPKRRKWDMSSPYHINRPLQKPKGQIVPSPTIRARTWKNVPFFEGVSINCFVEEAKANPAAAIAAQLQIQQITNSKVYPIYAKTNVPTWKLRPGMLMGARTRLTGAPAHQFLSTLTELVLPRARDFKGIRTSAGDQYGNIAFGLSAETVRLFPEIEHNQDSWPNTYGFWLTLHTSAQLDYEARTLLSGLGLPFYGNEKVPLLLKQAQ; encoded by the coding sequence ATGGTTTTTGTTCAGCTTAGACAGttctcgagcagcagcgtAGCGGCTGGAAGACCCGGCTACTCGCTGGTGAAACCGGTGCACCACCGCGTGCGGATTAGAAAACAGCTGCTCTCGCCAAGATTCCCAGAATTGAAGCTGCCGCCGACCGACGTCCGCTCGCCAAAATATAGACCTCTTCTGGTGAGACAGGACAGAGTCAAGGAACATTACCACAACACACTCAAGTCggacctgctgctgatcaacTACCAGCACGACCAGAAGGACGTAGAGGGTCCGaagaggagaaaatgggACATGTCGTCGCCGTACCACATCAACAGACCGTTGCAGAAACCAAAGGGACAGATTGTGCCGTCGCCAACGATCCGCGCACGCACCTGGAAAAATGTGCCATTTTTCGAGGGGGTGTCAATCAACTGTTTCGttgaggaggccaaggccAACCCTGCTGCCGCCATTGCTGCGCAACTGCAAATCCAGCAAatcacaaactccaagGTGTACCCGATTTACGCAAAGACCAACGTCCCAACATGGAAGCTGCGGCCGGGAATGCTGATGGGAGCACGCACCAGACTCACTGGCGCCCCGGCGCACCAGTTCCTCAGCACGCTCACCGAGCTGGTTCTTCCTCGGGCCAGAGACTTCAAGGGAATCAGGACTTCAGCGGGTGACCAGTACGGCAATATCGCGTTTGGACTGAGTGCCGAGACCGTGCGTTTGTTCCCTGAAATCGAGCACAACCAGGACTCCTGGCCCAACACCTACGGGTTCTGGCTGACGCTGCACACGAGCGCGCAACTCGACTATGAAGCCCGCACACTGTTGAGCGGTCTTGGCCTGCCTTTCTACGGCAACGAAAAAGttccgctgctgctcaaacaggcGCAGTGA
- a CDS encoding putative ribosomal RNA methyltransferase Nop2: MGRRAKNKQGMPPSLEEFHKSEKKKVTKRKAEKESKDVKKSMKKAKKPKQEEEYKDPEDLPEVDLEELSAAKKSLFDDDEEEEAGLDEFEQLEDDSEPEVDDEFVDSDEEGRERPMFSDDESDDMDAINAANMEEYSRKLDEEALMEQQDAEDELLEENTKNPRAKVLPTEEEEEEMKQSGPDLTMVRTRMLEVVKVLEDFKNLAEEGRSRVEYVDRLLKDICEYFGYTPFLAEKLFNLFSPSEAIEFFEANEIHRPVTIRTNTLVTRRRELAQTLVNKGVNLQPIGPWTKVGLQVFDSQVPIGATPEYLAGHYILQAASSFLPVMALDPQENERILDMAAAPGGKTTYISALMKNTGCVFANDANKARTKSLIANIHRLGCTNTVVCNYDAREFPKVIGGFDRVLLDAPCSGTGVIAKDQNVKVNRTEKDFIQIPHLQKQLLLSAIDSVDAHSATGGVIVYSTCSVAVEENEAVVDYALRKRPNVKLVETGLAIGKPGFTSYRGKQFNPKVSLTRRYYPHAYNVDGFFVAKFQKVASSPHDVSKAGAKEKEMAADAEAEKEGLIHGDFANFDDEADKEIMKESIKHNLKKKGINPNTVDIEKKLPKH; encoded by the coding sequence ATGGGAAGAAGGGCCAAGAATAAGCAGGGAATGCCTCCCTCGCTGGAAGAATTCCACAAATctgagaagaaaaaagtcACAAAGCGTAAGGCAGAGAAAGAGTCTAAGGATGTGAAGAAATCAATGAAGAAAGCCAAGAAACCCaaacaggaagaagaataTAAAGATCCAGAGGATCTGCCAGAAGTCGACCTTGAGGAGCTTTCGGCTGCCAAGAAATCTCTTTTtgacgatgacgaggaggaagaggcaGGTCTGGATGAgtttgaacagctcgaaGACGACTCTGAGCCAGAGGTCGATGACGAGTTTGTTGATTCTGACGAGGAAGGCAGAGAAAGACCAATGTtttccgacgacgagagcgacgaTATGGATGCCATCAATGCTGCTAATATGGAAGAGTACTCCAGAAAGCTTGATGAGGAGGCTTTGATGGAGCAACAGGACGCCGAAGATGAGCTTCTGGAGGAAAATACTAAAAACCCAAGAGCTAAGGTTTTGCcaacagaagaagaggaggaggagatgaAACAATCAGGACCTGATCTGACGATGGTCAGAACTCGTATGCTCGAGGTGGTGAAGGTACTTGAagatttcaagaacctcgCCGAGGAGGGCAGAAGCCGTGTGGAGTACGTGGACCGGTTGCTGAAAGATATATGTGAATATTTTGGCTACACACCATTTTTGGCCGAGAAGCTTTTCAATCTTTTCTCACCGTCGGAGGCCATTGAGTTCTTCGAGGCCAACGAAATTCATAGACCAGTGACGATCAGAACCAACACCTTGGTGACCAGACGCAGAGAGCTGGCCCAGACCCTGGTCAACAAGGGAGTTAATTTGCAACCAATAGGGCCATGGACTAAAGTCGGACTCCAGGTGTTTGACTCGCAGGTTCCTATTGGAGCCACTCCAGAGTATCTGGCTGGACATTACATCCTTCAAGCCGCCTCTTCGTTCCTGCCGGTGATGGCTTTGGATCCGCAGGAAAATGAGCGGATTTTGGACATGGCAGCTGCTCCCGGTGGAAAAACGACGTACATTTCTGCTCTTATGAAAAACACCGGGTGTGTGTTCGCGAACGACGCCAATAAAGCAAGAACCAAGTCGCTGATCGCCAATATCCATCGTCTGGGGTGCACCAACACGGTGGTCTGCAACTATGATGCGCGCGAGTTTCCTAAGGTCATTGGTGGGTTCGATAGAGTACTCCTGGACGCGCCATGCTCTGGAACAGGTGTCATTGCCAAGGACCAGAACGTCAAGGTCAACAGAACCGAGAAGGATTTCATTCAAATTCCTCATCTacaaaaacagctgctgctctctgcGATCGACTCTGTCGACGCGCATTCCGCCACCGGCGGCGTGATTGTGTATTCCACCTGTTCGGTTGCTGTTGAAGAGAACGAGGCCGTGGTGGATTACGCTTTGCGCAAGAGACCAAACGTGAAACTCGTGGAAACCGGCCTGGCCATTGGAAAGCCCGGGTTCACCTCCTACAGAGGAAAACAGTTTAATCCAAAAGTGTCGCTCACCAGAAGATACTACCCGCACGCGTACAACGTGGACGGCTTCTTTGTGGCCAAGTTCCAAAAGGTGGCCTCCAGTCCTCACGACGTTTCCAAGGCGGGAGCCAAGGAGAAGGAAATGGCAGCAGACGCGGAAGCAGAGAAGGAAGGACTTATCCACGGCGACTTCGCCAACTTCGACGATGAGGCAGATAAAGAAATCATGAAGGAGTCCATCAAACACAatctcaagaagaagggtATTAACCCAAACACCGTCGATAtcgagaaaaagctgccCAAGCATTAA
- a CDS encoding CAP (cyclase-associated protein) subunit of adenylyl cyclase complex yields MSNESFSIHGYNLVTLLKRLEAAASRLEDVTIFQENAVHSKTKQAGGAVTDGTDSQAGADAKAIEEPEKEAPAIEAFDKFLEEYVTPFVEISDKIDPLVAEQAKLFEKALLEERKFLQAASKSAPVDASSPVFQSALAPINEVIVKAVEVKDANRTSKFFNNLNAVAEGIPALGWICVTTPVSYIPDYKDSAQFWSNRILKEYKESDPNQVKWATTFIRIFDGLKNYVKEFHTTGPSWNAQGGSFEENLAKATSSATPAVPSPPPTPVSGAGGPPPPPPPPPASVFEAKEEQQPKGMNAVFSELNKGENITAGLKKVDKSQMTHKNPELRASSAVPAKKSVPVPPKKPASLSEKSPKEKKPPKKELVDNKWMVANFENESDIITIDGEMQQSIFIANCASSIIQIKGKVNAITLNECTKVGLVVEKAISGIDVIKSRNFEVQVTDSVPMISIDQSESGSLYLSASSLDTEVFTSSTTSLNINVPESDDMKELAVPEQFKHTVKNGKLVSTVVEHAG; encoded by the exons ATGTCGAACGAATCGTTTTCCATCCACGGATACAATTTAGTGACATTGCTCAAACG GCTGGAGGCCGCGGCGTCGCGACTTGAAGATGTCACCATCTTCCAAGAGAATGCGGTCCACTCGAAAACAAAACAGGCCGGTGGAGCCGTGACAGACGGTACCGACTCGCAGGCCGGAGCTGATGCAAAGGCAATTGAGGAGCCTGAGAAAGAAGCGCCAGCCATTGAAGCGTTTGATAAATTCTTGGAGGAGTACGTGACTCCATTTGTTGAAATCTCAGATAAAATCGACCCCTTGGTTGCTGAGCAGGCCAAATTGTTCGAGAAAgcgctgctggaggaacGCAAATTCCTCCAGGCCGCCTCCAAGTCTGCGCCCGTCGACGCGTCGAGCCCAGTGTTCCAGTCGGCGCTCGCTCCGATCAACGAGGTCATTGTCAAGGCGGTGGAGGTCAAGGACGCCAACCGTACCTCcaagtttttcaacaatCTCAACGCTGTGGCAGAGGGTATTCCTGCTCTTGGATGGATCTGTGTCACCACACCTGTCTCGTACATTCCAGACTACAAGGACTCTGCCCAGTTCTGGTCTAATAGAATTTTGAAGGAGTACAAGGAATCCGACCCAAACCAGGTCAAATGGGCCACCACGTTCATCAGAATATTCGACGGCCTCAAAAATTACGTCAAGGAGTTCCATACCACCGGTCCGTCCTGGAACGCCCAAGGAGGTTCTTTCGAGGAGAATCTGGCCAAGGCCACGTCTTCAGCAACACCTGCTGTTCCGTCGCCTCCTCCAACACCTGTCTCTGGTGCAGGtggtcctcctcctccaccgcCTCCTCCACCGGCCTCCGTGTTTGAAGCAAaggaggagcagcagccaaagGGAATGAACGCTGTTTTCTCTGAGCTCAATAAGGGCGAGAACATCACCGCAGGACTCAAGAAGGTCGACAAGAGCCAGATGACTCACAAGAACCCAGAATTACGGGCATCATCTGCAGTTCCGGCCAAAAAATCTGTTCCTGTTCCGCCAAAGAAGCCTGCCAGTCTGAGCGAAAAGTCTCCTAAGGAAAAGAAGCCTCCGAAAaaggagcttgtggacaaCAAGTGGATGGTGGCCAACTTCGAAAACGAGTCCGACATCATCACCATCGACGGAGAGATGCAGCAGAGCATTTTCATCGCCAACTGTGCCTCCAGCATCATCCAGATCAAGGGCAAGGTGAACGCTATCACGCTGAACGAATGCACCAAGGTTGGACTCGTTGTTGAGAAAGCCATCAGCGGAATTGACGTGATCAAGTCCAGGAACTTCGAGGTCCAAGTCACCGACTCCGTTCCGATGATCTCGATCGACCAGTCTGAGTCCGGCTCCCTGTATCTGTCCGCGTCGTCACTGGATACCGAGGTGTTCACCTCGTCTACTACCTCGCTCAACATCAACGTGCCGGAATCGGACGATATGAAGGAGCTTGCTGTTCCGGAGCAGTTCAAGCACACCGTCAAGAACGGTAAGCTGGTCAGCACGGTTGTTGAACATGCTGGTTGA
- a CDS encoding putative membrane protein — protein MTIAAFANSSHSCPVPPGDAYTVCQFILDTCDRSNFKYLELYYCSGFLSHMPAWLVVSMFMGLISTLFFVLGFLASNYLTPNLTFLARLLNLGEKLSGLTLLAFANGSPDILSTWIAMNSDSTALAIGELLGSANFALTVVVGTMAIVRPFTVDYTSFVRDVALFLTLVVLSLLFLVDGKIKLPESIAMCLLYATYILISFLSPDKLLAETRPKVHDQTSAETEATAVDTFEQNIESLETGQSFRLSLADSIKLAFRTCDLKHIANYYRGESGDEAVQTRQHDVPVPSHIVITPADDDSPQSPVSTDDRLLLPTQLSRTSSVASATSISTILSTEPVEVSWRTKLVPNYGRLALRNKPFESLFNIATLPLAFCINIAVPTPANSRKEFDLNVRLFHVQLLLTPLVVLQELSFQTLQLTVVLFAANIVLSALGHTFYRRLFPAISALVGFVNVLNLITAAASEIVNILKNTGTIYGVDESVLGLTVLSMGNSIGDLITNSTLSSLGLALTGLHACFGSPLLYILFGVGLSSLVVCIKTGSPVEFTVDNHLKMSSFSLVVILLIYITIVPLRNWRVDRFVGYIAVFFWIAITSFNVYVIK, from the coding sequence ATGACCATTGCCGCCTTTGCCAACTCCTCGCACTCGTGTCCTGTGCCGCCGGGCGACGCGTACACCGTGTGTCAGTTCATCTTGGACACCTGCGACCGCTCGAATTTCAAGTATCTGGAGCTGTACTACTGTTCAGGGTTTTTGTCGCACATGCCTGCGTGGCTCGTGGTGAGCATGTTCATGGGGCTGATCTCGACGctgttttttgttcttgGGTTTCTGGCGTCCAACTATCTCACGCCCAACCTCACGTTTCTGGCCAGACTGCTCAACCTCGGCGAGAAACTGTCGGGGCTCACGCTGCTGGCCTTTGCCAACGGCTCTCCCGACATTTTGTCGACTTGGATCGCCATGAACTCCGATTCCACTGCCCTGGCCAtcggcgagctgctcggATCCGCCAATTTCGCGCTCACCGTCGTGGTCGGCACCATGGCCATCGTTCGGCCGTTCACCGTGGATTATACCTCGTTTGTCCGGGACGTGGCTCTATTCCTCACGCTGGTGGTGCTGTCGCTGCTTTTCCTAGTTGATGGCAAGATCAAGCTGCCTGAGAGCATTGCCATGTGTCTGCTGTACGCAACTTACATCTTGATCAGCTTCCTCAGTCCTgacaagctgcttgctGAGACACGGCCCAAGGTCCACGACCAGACAAGCGCCGAAACAGAAGCCACGGCCGTCGACACGTTTGAGCAGAACATCGAGAGTCTGGAGACGGGCCAGAGCTTCCGGCTGTCGCTGGCCGACTCCATCAAGCTGGCCTTCAGAACTTGCGACCTCAAACATATAGCAAACTACTACCGTGGCGAGTCGGGCGACGAGGCGGTCCAGACGCGACAGCATGACGTCCCGGTCCCGTCGCACATTGTCATCACGCCcgccgacgacgactcgcCGCAGTCGCCAGTCTCTACGGACGACCGGCTGCTGCTACCAACACAGCTCTCGCGGACGTCGTCCGTCGCGTCGGCGACGTCGATTTCGACGATCCTGTCCACAGAGCCCGTCGAGGTCTCGTGGAGAACCAAGCTAGTTCCCAACTACGGCCGGCTGGCCCTGCGGAACAAGCCGTTCGAGTCGCTCTTCAACATCGCCACGCTCCCGCTCGCTTTCTGCATCAACATCGCCGTGCCCACGCCCGCCAACTCGCGCAAAGAGTTCGACCTCAACGTGCGGCTTTTCcacgtccagctgctgctaACGCCGCTTGTCGTCCTCCAGGAGCTTTCATTCCAGACACTGCAACTGACGGTGGTACTGTTCGCTGCCAATATAGTTTTGAGCGCTCTGGGCCACACATTTTACCGTCGTCTGTTCCCGGCGATTTCTGCGCTTGTCGGCTTTGTCAACGTGCTCAATCTCATCACGGCTGCCGCGTCGGAAATCGTCAACATCCTAAAAAACACTGGCACCATCTACGGCGTCGACGAGTCCGTGCTGGGGCTTACGGTGCTCTCCATGGGTAATTCGATCGGCGACCTCATCACCAACAGCACGCTCTCGTCCCTGGGACTCGCGCTCACGGGCCTGCACGCCTGTTTTGGCTCGCCACTGCTGTACATTCTATTTGGAGTCGGTCTCAGCTCGCTCGTGGTTTGCATCAAAACAGGCTCTCCTGTGGAATTTACCGTGGACAACCATTTGAAAATGTCAAGTTTCAGTCTCGTGGTCATTCTGCTCATATACATCACCATTGTCCCGCTGCGCAACTGGAGGGTCGACCGATTTGTCGGCTACATTGCcgtttttttctggatcgcAATCACCTCGTTCAACGTCTACGTGATAAAATAG
- a CDS encoding Actin-related protein 5: protein MANKRTEEELPPRPAFPIPDFPAPAQPEPYYTSYETGVPIAIDLGRSTTRIGLAKETSPNNVFPTVMSRFKDRRVNRMITLVGNDMYLDNVSKSNIRSAFDGPMINNWDVIEKVLDYGFLHCGVSSQGRVDNPIVMNEVLATPLQQRTGMMELLFEAYNVPKLAFGADCLFSYYQNGGSTGLVIGTGHEATHVIPVVEHKPILSIAKRLDWGGRQATNYLMDFIGLKYPYFPTRLTTFQMEKIKQDYCYVSKDFSEEITHYLDLDNLEKNDIVLEVPFTEVVKHQKTEEELQLEAERKREQIKRLHEQARERRLEKLVQKEADFAYFTGLKERMKSMNKREQIDVLRNEGFQDESEMNKHIANLERSLKKARNEDIGENTSEEPPSFPLLEVPDEQLSEDQMKEKRKQRLMKANYDARMRAKQEKELAKKEAEEAAEKDRKWRESDLGGWISDRRERLEKLIQRVKERKRLKEELTDRKSRAAQNRMKNIASLADEDRGAGRRKKAGNVTIDNDPNDTFGANDDDWAVYRAIAREEDDDAEEEVQQEILKIEEELLEYDPNFTVEDTLQRQFDWRNSLIHRFLRGPRNFDPEDQHQQHQIHINVERIRIPEILFQPSIAGVDQAGIVELAEDTLLRRLPGEKGFSGDDSTEMMKDVFLTGGQSLFQNFQERLDSDLRAVLPVGSPLRVRRAQDPLLDAWRGMAKWSLTDEAKHSYVTRQEYAEYGAEYMKENNMGCVRL from the coding sequence ATGGCAAATAAACGCACCGAAGAAGAATTGCCGCCACGGCCAGCGTTCCCAATCCCCGACTTCCCTGCGCCCGCGCAGCCGGAGCCATACTACACCTCCTACGAGACGGGAGTGCCTATTGCGATTGATCTGGGGCGATCGACAACCAGGATTGGACTGGCCAAGGAAACAAGCCCAAACAACGTGTTTCCGACGGTAATGTCGCGGTTCAAAGACCGCCGTGTCAACAGAATGATTACGCTGGTTGGAAACGACATGTATTTGGACAATGTGTCCAAATCCAATATCCGGTCTGCTTTTGACGGTCCAATGATTAATAATTGGGATGTGATCGAGAAAGTGTTAGACTACGGGTTTCTGCACTGCGGAGTGTCTTCTCAGGGCAGGGTGGACAATCCGATTGTCATGAACGAGGTTCTTGCCACGCCGTTGCAGCAAAGAACAGGTATGATGGAGCTGCTTTTTGAGGCTTACAACGTGCCAAAACTcgcttttggagcagactGTCTATTCAGCTACTATCAGAACGGAGGCTCGACGGGACTTGTGATCGGAACAGGGCATGAAGCGACGCACGTGATCCCCGTTGTAGAGCACAAGCCAATTTTGTCCATTGCGAAACGGTTAGACTGGGGCGGAAGACAGGCGACGAATTATTTGATGGATTTTATTGGGCTCAAGTACCCTTATTTCCCCACCAGACTCACCACTTTCCagatggaaaaaatcaaacagGACTACTGCTATGTTTCCAAAGACTTCTCTGAGGAGATTACACACTATTTGGATCTGGATaatttggagaagaacgaCATAGTGTTGGAAGTTCCGTTTACGGAAGTTGTCAAACACCAAAAAaccgaggaggagctgcagTTGGAGGCCGAGAGGAAACGGGAGCAGATAAAGCGGCTCCATGAGCAGGCGAGAGAGCGTCGATTGGAGAAATTGGTgcagaaagaagcagattTCGCCTATTTCACCGGTTTAAAAGAGCGGATGAAAAGCATGAACAAGCGCGAGCAAATAGATGTGCTGCGGAACGAAGGGTTTCAAGATGAGTCGGAGATGAACAAGCACATAGCCAATCTTGAGAGATCGTTGAAAAAGGCCAGAAACGAGGACATTGGCGAGAACACCAGCGAGGAACCGCCTTCGTTCCCGCTGTTAGAGGTTCCGGACGAGCAATTGAGCGAGGACCAAATGAAGGAGAAGCGCAAACAACGCTTGATGAAGGCCAACTACGATGCCCGGATGCGCGCAAAgcaggagaaagagcttgccaaaaaggaggccgaggaggCTGCCGAAAAAGATAGAAAATGGCGAGAGTCGGATTTGGGAGGATGGATTTCTGATAGAAGGGAGCGGCTAGAGAAGCTGATTCAGCGCGTCAAGGAGCGCAAGCGgttgaaggaggagctgacGGACAGAAAAAGTCGTGCTGCACAAAACcggatgaaaaatatagCATCTTTGGCAGACGAGGACAGGGGTGCCGGCAGACGCAAAAAGGCCGGCAATGTGACCATCGATAACGACCCAAACGACACGTTTGGTGCTAACGATGATGACTGGGCAGTTTACCGGGCCATTGCTCgcgaggaagacgacgatgcagaggaggaggtgcAGCAGGAGATTCTCAAGattgaggaggagctgttAGAGTACGATCCAAATTTCACTGTGGAAGACACGTTACAGAGACAGTTTGATTGGCGCAACTCACTGATCCACCGGTTTTTAAGAGGCCCACGTAATTTCGATCCCGAGgaccagcaccagcagcatcAGATCCACATAAACGTGGAACGGATTCGGATCCCCGAAATATTGTTCCAGCCCTCAATTGCAGGTGTGGATCAGGCAGGAATTGTGGAGCTGGCTGAAGATACACTTTTGAGAAGATTGCCGGGGGAGAAGGGATTTTCTGGAGACGACTCCACAGAAATGATGAAGGATGTGTTTCTCACTGGCGGCCAGTCATTGttccagaatttccaggAACGGCTGGATTCCGATTTGCGCGCCGTGCTTCCTGTTGGCTCTCCTTTGAGAGTGAGAAGAGCGCAAGACCCGTTGCTAGATGCCTGGCGTGGGATGGCCAAATGGTCGCTCACAGACGAGGCGAAGCATAGCTACGTTACCAGACAGGAGTACGCCGAGTACGGCGCAGAGTACATGAAGGAAAATAACATGGGCTGTGTTAGACTATAA